Within the Sulfitobacter sp. JL08 genome, the region TGCGACAAAAGCGCATCAATCCCGTCTTCGGCCTCGTGCCCCAGACGCGCCAACAGGTTTTTCCGGCCTTTGTGCCGTGTCAGAATACGTTCGATCAGATCATAGGGGCGCAAGAAGTCCGTTTGATCGCGCAGGTCTTGCAGGATTGCCAGCGTTTCAGGATAGGTTTCGGGTTTTTCACGCAGCGCCTGCCACAGAAAGTGGGTTGTGCGACGATGTGAAAGGCTGAAAAGATTCTGTTCGCTCCAGCCGAACAGCGGAGAACGCAGTGCGGTTGCCAGGGCAAGATCGTCTTCCGGCGTGGCCAGAAATGACAGCAAGGCCCCAAGATCCTTGACGGCGGTTTCTGCCCCGACCCGCAACCTGTCCGCACCTGCGATAGGAAGGTTTTGCCCTTTACAGGCTCTGATAATTTCGTGAAACAGAGCGGAACGGCGTTGCACCAGAATTAGAAAATCACCGGGCCGGACAAGCCGACCGGCACCTGTAAACGCACCTTTGGTTTCGTCGGGTATCACGGTTTGATCATCGATCATCCCACGAATGGTGCGTGCAATCTGTTCCGCCAGAACAACGGTGTGGTGTTTCTCGCTTTTCTGATCCAGCGGATCATACCAAGCCCGCTCTTCGCTCTCATCGCTTTTTTCGACCACAGGCCAAAGATCAACCCGACCTGGCAAGTCCGTCTTGAACGCCTTGTGCAGGGCGTCTTTGGAAAAACCGGCAGCGCCCTGCGCGTCAAAGGTTTTATCAACAAGCCACAATATCGCTTCGGAAGACCGGAAAGAGTGCTCTAACGTCAGATCCTGTAATGCCAGCCCGACCCCGTTCAGGCGCGCCTTGAATTCGTTTTGCATCCGGTCAAATTCGTTCGGGTCTGCGCCCTGAAACGAATAAATGGATTGCTTCTTGTCCCCGACCACAAAAATGGTGCGGGTCGCATCTGTTCGTGCGCCCTGCCCACTGGTGAATTCCTGCGCCAGTTTTTCAATCACATCCCACTGCGCCGGGCTTGTATCCTGCGCCTCGTCCACAAGGATATGATCAATCCCGCCATCCAGACGATAAAGCACCCATTGTGCGACGTCTGAATCACGCAGCAACTGGCGCGCTTTCATGATCAGATCGTCGAAATCCAGCCAGCCGCGCTGTTGCTTGCGCATGTCGTAGGTTGGCAGAAACTGGCGGGCAAATGTGTAAAGCGCTTGCGTTCTGCGTGCGGCCATCAGGCCCAACCGCATCTGCCGCCCGCGCTCAACGCGCTGCATTAAAGCATCAAGTTCCGGCATGACATGGGCCAGATCCTTTTGTCGAGGTTTTGTCGGAACAGTGCCTAACTTGGCCGAAAATGGTGATTTTTTCAGCAAAAAAGCCGATTCCAGAACGGGCAAAGCCGACCAATCCAGACGCGTTACCGATTGCAGCAACCGCCCGGTCTTTTGATCATTTGTCGAACTGTTCAGAAGGGGCCCGATCAGCGCGTCCAGCAATAATTGTTCCGACCCAAGCATGACGGACGCAAGCACGGTGTCTTCGGTAGTATCGGCGGGCAGACCGAACAGGCCCAGCAAGTCTTTGAATTTGACACCGGCTTGGAAAAGATCGCGGTTGCGCACGATTTCATCGGTCAGTTTTGTAAAATCCTCACCGGTGAAATGCTGGGCGACCTTGCTGACGCAGCCGTCTACATCAGCCTCTGCCAGCTCATCGACAATCTCGGCGCGCAACAAAGCCGCTGCCCGGTCTTCGATCTCTGCAAATTGCGGGCTTACCCCTGCTTCCAGCGGAAACCTTCGCAGCAAAGATGAACAAAAAGAATGGATCGTCTGAATTTTCAGCCCGCCGGGGGCTTCGATTGCGCGGGCAAACAGGGTACGCGCGCTTCGCAGACGTTCCGTATCAAGCGTGCCTTCCAACCCAAGATCTAGCAGCGCTGCACGCAGGGGCGCATCTTGCAGCATCGCCCATTCGCCCAGACGACCAAATAGCCGGTTTTGCATCTCGCTTGCTGCGGCCTTCGTATAGGTCAGGCACAGGATGTGCTGAGGCTGCACATTGTTTAGCAAAAGACGCGCCACACGATCCGTCAGAACCCGTGTTTTTCCTGAACCGGCATTGGCTGCAAGCCAGGTCGATTCAACGGGGTTTGCTGCCTGTACCTGTCGTTCGGTTGCTTCGTTCCGGCGCATCACGTCAAATCCTCGGGTGTTGGATCGTCGCTGTTGTCCCATTCACCAAACCGCGACAATTGATCGTAATCGCCTTTATCAGTGTCTTTTTGCAGCATGCGCCGCGCCGTAAACCCTTGGGCAGGATCCAGATAGGCAGCGATCAGTTCTTTGAGCTCTTCCCAGATTTTTGCCGCCGGTTCGTCCTGAAGCGGCGCTTCAACTTCGGTCGGTTTGGAACCCAGACCGATGAAAACGGCACGCGCAACAGTTGCCGGCCCGACGCTTTCGAAACCACCGGCTTCGATCATCGCGGCTTCCAGCAGCAACTGTTTATCGAATTTCCGCTGTTCGGCCGCGCTGGGCGGTTGGCCGGTTTTGTAATCATAAAGATAGACAGTGCCGGTTTCGTCCTGATCAATCCGGTCTGCAAACCCCTTTATTTCAAAACCCAGTTCCGGCAGCACAACGATACCGCGGGCGTCCTTTTCAAAAACCAAAGGCGTCGCGTGCCGGCGCCGTTCTTCTTCACGCTCCAGAAACCAGTCGGCGACGCGTTCCAGCCGCGCACGCCAAACCAGTTTCGTTGCGGGCCACGGCGCTTTTTCATCCAGCACCTGATCTGCAATCTGCATCAACATGTCTTTGGTCAAGCTGGATGGGTCTTGCACCGTCTGGCGTACGAATTGTTCCAGAATCGTGTGTATCAATGTCCCCCGCAACGGCGCATCGGGGGACTGAACCAGTGGATCAAGCGGACGCAGTTTTAAAATATGTTTGGCATAAATCGCATAAGGATCCCGGATCAGACGCTTAATGTCAGTCACGGCCAACTTGCGCGGTCTTGCTGCAACGGGGGGTCTTGGCGATGGGCGCGGGGCGGGGGCAACGGGTGAAACACGCTCCAACTCTCGTGTTCTGGCAAGCCATTCATCGCCGCGTGCGGTCATGTCCGCCAGGCATTTCAGACCGCCCTGTTCCGGCAAACCCCGCATCAGATTGGTCAGGCGGTTGATCCATCTGGAGGCAACGGTTTCAGCGTCTTCCGACCGCACTGAACGTGTCAGCCAGATTTCCTTTGCCGAAACGGCTTGTTGATAATCATGTGCGGACAGGCCGATACGCCGTTCCGGCAGTAGCAATCCGGCGCGATCGCGCAATGTCCGGTTCAACCAGGGATCGGGGGTCGGGGCGGCAGGCCAGATGCCTTCGTTCAAACCGCCCAGGATCAGCAGTTCGGCGCCTTGCACCCGCGCCTCAAGCGTACCCCAGATCATGATGCCGGGCGTGTTGTCATCCCTGTCGCGCACCTCGCCCTGAGACAGCAGGTTGCCGATCAGATTGTTGTAATCAAAGGCCGACATATCCCCGGCAGATGCGGCCTCGCGCTCGACCGATTGCATGACCTGAAGCGCCGACTGCCCCGCATTCTTAAGCCACAGTTCGCCGGAATCTTCCGGCGCGGACCCTGCCGAAAGCCGTTGGGAAAGATCGATGTGTATCTGTGACCAGACGGACAAGGGGCGTGCGTCACCGGTGGCATTGCCCGGCACCGTGTTGCCCAGCCAGTTGGCCCAGTCCGGCGCGGCGGGATGGTCGTGCTGGCTCGCCCAGGCCCTGAAATCGGATTCCTTGGGGTAGGGCGGGGCAGTCCTGCGCAAATAAAGCTCAAGATCCCGCGTGAACAACAAGTGCTGATTGCGGCTTCCGCCACTGTGACACAAGGGATGCTTGAGCAGTGTAAACAGGAGTTCCGCAGACATTTTCTGTGAAAAAAGCTGTGCGACATGGCGCAAGAACCGGCCCGGCGGCGAAAGGTGCAAGGGCTGGCCCGCACTGTCATCAGGTGCGATGTTCCATTGATCAAGCGCCGCCGTAACACGTCGTGTCAGCATTCTGTCAGGCGTAATCAGCGCGGC harbors:
- the addA gene encoding double-strand break repair helicase AddA: MRRNEATERQVQAANPVESTWLAANAGSGKTRVLTDRVARLLLNNVQPQHILCLTYTKAAASEMQNRLFGRLGEWAMLQDAPLRAALLDLGLEGTLDTERLRSARTLFARAIEAPGGLKIQTIHSFCSSLLRRFPLEAGVSPQFAEIEDRAAALLRAEIVDELAEADVDGCVSKVAQHFTGEDFTKLTDEIVRNRDLFQAGVKFKDLLGLFGLPADTTEDTVLASVMLGSEQLLLDALIGPLLNSSTNDQKTGRLLQSVTRLDWSALPVLESAFLLKKSPFSAKLGTVPTKPRQKDLAHVMPELDALMQRVERGRQMRLGLMAARRTQALYTFARQFLPTYDMRKQQRGWLDFDDLIMKARQLLRDSDVAQWVLYRLDGGIDHILVDEAQDTSPAQWDVIEKLAQEFTSGQGARTDATRTIFVVGDKKQSIYSFQGADPNEFDRMQNEFKARLNGVGLALQDLTLEHSFRSSEAILWLVDKTFDAQGAAGFSKDALHKAFKTDLPGRVDLWPVVEKSDESEERAWYDPLDQKSEKHHTVVLAEQIARTIRGMIDDQTVIPDETKGAFTGAGRLVRPGDFLILVQRRSALFHEIIRACKGQNLPIAGADRLRVGAETAVKDLGALLSFLATPEDDLALATALRSPLFGWSEQNLFSLSHRRTTHFLWQALREKPETYPETLAILQDLRDQTDFLRPYDLIERILTRHKGRKNLLARLGHEAEDGIDALLSQALSYERNSVPSLTGFLVWMQTDDLDIKRQMDGASNQIRVMTVHGAKGLEAPIVILPETARYAPPLRKEIIPVGQHAIWKTAADTAPEVLTSALDDLKNAELNERLRLLYVAMTRAEKWLIVAAAGELTKDDSSWYEMIQNAMKQAGAVSHDFEGGQGLRLSHGDWAGLRIETEDETDTPDPVLEAFFETPVPTLPPAHKTISPSDLGGAKALPGDAGADEESALKKGRQIHLLLEHLEDIAPAQRAALAAQLLQNGPDAATPEDAPGLIGEALNVLSEENLSGVFTRSALREVPVTAELGRHRLHGTIDRLIVADDRVTAIDFKTNATAPGTASEVPEGILRQLGAYAHALSQVFPGREIETAILWTATPTLMRLPHDLVTDALKRTPYLDDASAAT
- the addB gene encoding double-strand break repair protein AddB encodes the protein MFDPTDRPRVFGLPLGADFPKALVDGLIARHKDQPPEKLTRVTVIVNTQRMARRIRDLFDAGPPMLLPRIQVITDLGQGAVGAGIPPAVPALRRRLELSQLIGTLLEKEPDLASRAALFDLSDSLAALMDEMHGEGVSPDAISALDVSDQSGHWERTKTFISIIKKYFDGATSEPDVETRQRLVVSALAAHWASNPPKDPVIVAGSTGSRGTTMMLMQAVAKLSQGALILPGFDFDLPEDVWTKLDDPLLSEDHPQYRYRKLMLALGLRPADISNWGADIGPDVAARNRLVSLSLRPAPFTDAWLAEGPALPDIAGATQGVTLVQARHPRDEALAVALRLRQAAEDGQTAALITPDRMLTRRVTAALDQWNIAPDDSAGQPLHLSPPGRFLRHVAQLFSQKMSAELLFTLLKHPLCHSGGSRNQHLLFTRDLELYLRRTAPPYPKESDFRAWASQHDHPAAPDWANWLGNTVPGNATGDARPLSVWSQIHIDLSQRLSAGSAPEDSGELWLKNAGQSALQVMQSVEREAASAGDMSAFDYNNLIGNLLSQGEVRDRDDNTPGIMIWGTLEARVQGAELLILGGLNEGIWPAAPTPDPWLNRTLRDRAGLLLPERRIGLSAHDYQQAVSAKEIWLTRSVRSEDAETVASRWINRLTNLMRGLPEQGGLKCLADMTARGDEWLARTRELERVSPVAPAPRPSPRPPVAARPRKLAVTDIKRLIRDPYAIYAKHILKLRPLDPLVQSPDAPLRGTLIHTILEQFVRQTVQDPSSLTKDMLMQIADQVLDEKAPWPATKLVWRARLERVADWFLEREEERRRHATPLVFEKDARGIVVLPELGFEIKGFADRIDQDETGTVYLYDYKTGQPPSAAEQRKFDKQLLLEAAMIEAGGFESVGPATVARAVFIGLGSKPTEVEAPLQDEPAAKIWEELKELIAAYLDPAQGFTARRMLQKDTDKGDYDQLSRFGEWDNSDDPTPEDLT